The Brassica napus cultivar Da-Ae unplaced genomic scaffold, Da-Ae ScsIHWf_166;HRSCAF=303, whole genome shotgun sequence DNA window AGAGAATACATAATTTcttattactttttaaaatcgATTAAGTTATTTAAAACCTTTTATTAAGTccattttaaattcattatttAGATTGTTGATTATATGAAGTAACTCAATTAccttttatatttcaataatttgttATTCTTGTTAAATTACACATAGAGAAACGATAATGATAGAAGAAAGCCTGTATATAAGAAGATAACTTTATAAATTtactgtttttattttataagtcttatattaactttttaaatattttaagctCATTATATAGACCTATTATTACTCGTTATATACATATACTCGTATGTTGttacatatcattatttttgtatataactGATTTAGAAGcctttataaattactttttttatagatttataagtctttataacttttaaattccCCTTATATATCCTCGTATTGGTGTttacatatcattatttttgtatataatatttgtaaactgatttagaagccttataaattactttttttatagatttataagtctttataacttttaaattccCCTTATATATCCTCGTATTGGTGTttacatatcattatttttgtatataatatttgtaaactgatttagaagcctttataaattactttttttatagatttataagtcattataacttttaaattctCCTTTATATATCCTCGTATTGGTGTttacatatcattatttttgtatataatatttgtaaactgatttagaagcctttataaattactttttttatagatttataagtctttataacttttaaatttccCTTTATATATCCTCGTATTGGTGTttacatatcattatttttgtatatatatttgtaaactgatttagaagcctttataaattactttttttatagatttataagtctttataacttttaaatttccctttatatatcctaaactcgATTGATTTTACAAGAGGtaaaaaaacaagttttgttttttatcttatataaatttatatgcccttatacattattttatacagatttataaatcattttggttgtttataCAACTTTATAAACCttaattcttttttgttttatgaactGATGAGCTCTTGAAAAacgatttataaatctttataacttttatataCTCCTTTATATATCGTAAATTCATTTGTAATAAaccattttgttttgattttataagagGTTATAAACTATTTGTAATAATGTGTTATAAAGCTACTGAAATACAAATTTACCATTGAACTTTCTAAATTTAAGGAAAACCATAAATCCAAGTCATAAACTCATAATACTCAGAATTCTACTACAAACAAAGTTTACCAAACACGCATAAAACAGATAGTTGTTCACACATAACTATAAGCAAGCTATAAAGTTTTTGTTCATTCCCACATTAGTATTCATTGTAATTCCGAGAAGATATCAACCGCCAACTTTTCTCGGATGATTGCAATTTTTTCTTCACTCAGCTTTGTCAAATCCACTATACGCATTGCATGGCACTCTATCAGCTTCAATGCATAAACTCCACTGTCTTCTATTTTAAGAACCTTAAACAAATATGTTTTAGTAATATATTAGcagataaattataatataagttatttGATCTGAAGAACCTGGATACAAATCTACCATAAAGATTTATAAGCGGTTATAAAGATGTTACCTGTGGGAAACCTTCAGATACAATTTTTATCGAGAACTTGCTTGTATCCATGCTGACATCTTTGAAGAAGTAGCGAATCATGAATGGGAGAGCCATCGCATATGCATTAACGTAAGGGACCAAACTCGCATCTGTGAACTTCATTGCTGCACAATTGAATGCTGTGATATTTCTCTTCTCCAAGTTGATTACAACTCCAAGCCAATACTTCTCTGCTACTGCAATGGCCGAATAGAGGAAGTTGATATTCTTCTCTATGTTGTACTTGTCAAAGCCTGCTCCAAATTGGAAACCTTTCTTGTCATCTAAAAACTCATCATAAAACTCATCTATTTCTTCAAGAAACTTCACTCCAACAACTAAGGCAGTTTTGTTCAGAAACAAATCTGGATTGTTTATCTGTCTCAGTTTCAGCAACTCAAAACCTGCTTCAATatgctgaaacaaaaaaaaaacaaatactcaGAATAGCGATCATATAGTTTTATAAAGaagattaatataaatttataagggATTATAAAGAATTTTTGTTCACATATAGTCTAACcgtttttgaaagtttttttccCGGAGTTTCAATATCCGAAAACCACTTTGCGTTTACTATCTCTTGATTGATTCTCAGCTTCCTACATTGGACACTCATACTTTTTATGTAGATATCTAGTTTCATGAAATATATAGcttcttataaaataaaacttacttTCTTTTGTTTGACATTTTCCATTctctcattttttcttttcttgttttatcaACTGGCTCAAAGGGATGAAGAATCGGATGTTTCTTCCTTGCTCCTGTAAACGGTGGTTGTGTATGAATGGATGGTATTTGACCTCTTTCACTTCTTCTTAGCGGAACATTATCTGTATCAGCTTTAAACTTCTTTTGAAGTGGAGGCTCAACATCTTCGTTTACctacagaacaaaaaaaatagtccCCTTTTTACAAAGGATTATTAagtctataaaataaatcaatactcATAAAGTTTGGAAAACAAACCTGGCTGTGTTGTTGTACcaatctcttttttattttcattagagGTTGGAAAACAGGAATCTCATAAACATCTCTCATAAGAACCTGATTCATGCAAATcgtttttatataattgtttaagAGACCTTAACGATCATGAAATAgtttataaagctttataaaatACCTCATTTGTACCCTTTCCACTATGACTTTCTTGGGAAAGGAGATCAAACTTAGGAGACGTAAATGTTGGATTAGGCGATGAAACCTTCagacaaaatatttgaaaattagatGTTTATGCTATATACATTAAACTTTTACAAGgccttataaaatatattaattttgtacCCTTGTATCAAAGTTTGGAGTATTGAATGTTGGAGTAGGCGACGTAACctacaaaagaaataagaaattcaattTGCCTatcactaaattaaaaaatttataaacctttatatcCTGTTTTAGATTCATACCTGCGACGTTTGTTTCAAGCAACtttctgattcaagtttttCTGTGTCTTCGTCTTGAGTGATTTTTTGTGTAGTCTCAATTTCCCCAAGAATATTCTCTTCTTCCCTTTGATGCTCTGTACCAGATTTTGCTTCTTCATCACAtatctctttttcattttcatcatccAGTGCACTTCTTCCATCGCCAGAGTTTGCTTCTTCAGCAATTGTATCTTCAGAGTTTGCTGCTTCAGCAATtgtatcttcttcattttcatcatctggtgcattttttttatcatcagaGTTTGCTTcttcattaattgtatcttcttcattttcataatcttgTGCACTTCTTCTATCACCAGAACTAGCTCCATTTTCACAATCTTCTTTGTTTGGTGAACTGTcgttaaacttcaaaaaaacaaGTGAAATCATTAGAGAGGAATAACACGCGAAATTTGATAAGTAATTGGTAAAATTGAATTGGTTACCTTAACTCCTAAAACATTCTGGATCATTACTACTCGCTTATCCAAATCACGAACCATTTGGATTAGCTTATCAAGTTTCTCGCTGTTAGACATGGAATgatttttatcttttctttgcTCCTTATCCTTTTGATACTCTTCATCTTTATTTTCCTCTTCATCTGTCTTttcctcttcatctttcttttcctcttcatcttcattaTGGTTCAGATCTTCACCATGCTCTGCATCTTCGTCTTTTGTCTTGCGTTGTTGACCTATATCTTCTGTTGCAACAAACATATCCACAAAACCTTTCTCCCAATCGCTTCTCCTCATTTTGTATCCTTGTTGAACTAGTTTCACAACACTGTGAAAGTCAGCATCGTCACTATGTGTTGCCCCCACCAAATGTTTGTATTCCTCAGCCAATCCAATCACTGTGCTAACCTCAACCTgtagaataaataaaacatatctaTGTAAacctcttatatattaatttatatagtccTTATAAAAGTACATTTATAATCTTGTATAAACACATGTCAAATTACAATCCTACAAGACACCGATTTGTGGACCTTTTCAAGGAGTCCCTAGAATCCACTTTTCAAACAATACAATacgaatatatttatataataaaaactcaaTTGTTAATACGATACCTTTATAGAGAATCTTGTATGACATCTTTATCAAAACCAAATAATGATATTTATACTTATTATATACTTCTCGCATGTCTAATACTTCTCACATGTTTATCTTCTCCAGCTCTAACACTTCAGCTATTGTCGGAGTTCTTGTTGAGTCCCAATGTAGACACAACGGATCAGAAGAAGAGGATGTCTCGCATGGCTTTCCCAAAGATTTACCAAGCACATTCACTGATGACATTGCCCACAGATTTATGGCTAGCGCAAAACCACTCACTTCATAACTATCTCCTGTCCAGGAACTTGCACTCAAACTTTTTACACTTCTCATCAAGATTCTATAAGCAGTTTTACCCCAAGCAATCTTGTGTGAGCGATAGTTCATATAACGCTGCAACCTGTCTCTCGGGATTTTAGAACTCGGATTTTCTGCCATAATTACCGCTTCTGTGAGTATTGCTGTTCCAAGGGATAATCTTTCTAGTGTTGGCATGCTTCGTGCTTTCTTTTTAAACATTTCATATAACGTTCTCACCGTAAACTTATCAATCTTGCCCAGCATCCAAATGTATGGCTTCTTCATTATTTTGAACAGCGGCTCTGTTATTGTCTGATCTTCCTCACAACGTAAGCCTGTTGTCAGATGAAATTCCCTTAGTGAAAACCTCATAGGCTGGTCCGAGAAAGTAAACCAGAGATCCTCTCCTTGCGTCAATACTCTTCGCTGCATTAGAAAATGGAACAACTCTTCTGAAAATTGAACCCTATTCCTTTTAACCAACTTCAAAATGCTCCCAATGTGAGAGTTCTCTATGAAAGAAAACTCTTCTTTTCCTAATATATCTTCCACCTTCTCGATAtaatcaatctttgagtgaTGGATTATCGCTTTGGATTATCTGGTGTTTCTACAGCTTCATAAACCCTCCCAGGCAATTTCAAGGTTGTGCAAAACTCGTTGCTATCCAACTGCAATACAAGACAACACTTCTTGAGTTCACgcattttataattacttgaaacCCACATTTATAAAGgcttataatttttcaaaaaaactcaATGTTCACTATCGATACTATTTCTCTTAGATCTAACTAGAAACATGACAATCCTCAACCAATgttcttctattttcttataacagaaat harbors:
- the LOC106435279 gene encoding midasin-like, encoding MRRSDWEKGFVDMFVATEDIGQQRKTKDEDAEHGEDLNHNEDEEEKKDEEEKTDEEENKDEEYQKDKEQRKDKNHSMSNSEKLDKLIQMVRDLDKRVVMIQNVLGVKFNDSSPNKEDCENGASSGDRRSAQDYENEEDTINEEANSDDKKNAPDDENEEDTIAEAANSEDTIAEEANSGDGRSALDDENEKEICDEEAKSGTEHQREEENILGEIETTQKITQDEDTEKLESESCLKQTSQVTSPTPTFNTPNFDTRVSSPNPTFTSPKFDLLSQESHSGKGTNEVLMRDVYEIPVFQPLMKIKKRLVQQHSQVNEDVEPPLQKKFKADTDNVPLRRSERGQIPSIHTQPPFTGARKKHPILHPFEPVDKTRKEKMREWKMSNKRKKLRINQEIVNAKWFSDIETPGKKLSKTHIEAGFELLKLRQINNPDLFLNKTALVVGVKFLEEIDEFYDEFLDDKKGFQFGAGFDKYNIEKNINFLYSAIAVAEKYWLGVVINLEKRNITAFNCAAMKFTDASLVPYVNAYAMALPFMIRYFFKDVSMDTSKFSIKIVSEGFPQVLKIEDSGVYALKLIECHAMRIVDLTKLSEEKIAIIREKLAVDIFSELQ
- the LOC125598254 gene encoding uncharacterized protein LOC125598254 encodes the protein MAENPSSKIPRDRLQRYMNYRSHKIAWGKTAYRILMRSVKSLSASSWTGDSYEVSGFALAINLWAMSSVNVLGKSLGKPCETSSSSDPLCLHWDSTRTPTIAEVLELEKINM